The following are encoded together in the Populus trichocarpa isolate Nisqually-1 chromosome 5, P.trichocarpa_v4.1, whole genome shotgun sequence genome:
- the LOC18098782 gene encoding probable linoleate 9S-lipoxygenase 5 isoform X5, whose translation MFQNIVNAIASCCAGDSKMKIKGTVVLMKKNVLEFNDFHASVLDRGHELFGQGVSLQVISAAKSDPPEKLGKPANLENWITTIDPLIAGETEFKVTFDWDEEIGIPVALLIRNNHHSEFYLKTVTLEDVPGQGRVHFVCNSWIYPAKRYNYDRVFFTNKTHLPQDAPAPLRKYREEELVKLRGDGKGELKEWDRVYDYAYYNDLGDPDEGAKYVRPVLGGSSEYPYPRRGRTGRAATESDPNSESRLPILTSLNIYVPRDERFGHLRMADFLGYALKLVAQVVKPGLEGLFDSTPNEFDSFDDVFKLYEGGIELPHGPLVDNIREKIPLQMLKEIFRTDGENLFEFPMPQVIEGNKTGWRTDEEFGREMLAGLNPVVIRRLEEFPPKSKLDSKQYGDQNSKITEEDIKNNLEGLTTDEAIKKNRMFILDHHDALMPYLRKINTPSKNTYATRTLLFLKDDGTLKPLVIELSLPHEEGDEFGAISKIYTPAEHGVEGSIWQLAKAYVGVNDSGYHQLISHWLHTHAAIEPFVIATNRHLSVLHPIYELLKPHFRDTMNINALARQVLINAGGILELTVYPLKYALEMSASLYKSWDFTEQALPEDLKKRGVAVEDPSSPHGVRLLIEDYPYAVDGLEIWSAIKEWVRDYCSFYYKTDDRVQEDYEIQSWWKEVREEGHGDLKDAPWWPKMQTREELIDSCTIIIWVASALHAAINFGQYPFGGFLPNRPSMSRRLMPEEGSAEYEELKSNPEKAFLKTITSQYQTLLGISLIEILSRHTSDEVYLGQRDTLEWTTDSKPMEALDKFRKKLADIEKRIFDMNRDDKLKNRFGPVKMPYTLLVPTSKVGLTGRGIPNSVSI comes from the exons ATGTTTCAGAACATCGTTAATGCTATCGCATCATGCTGTGCAGGGGACAGTAAGATGAAGATCAAAGGCACTGTtgtgttgatgaagaagaatgTCTTAGAATTCAATGACTTTCATGCTTCGGTTCTTGATCGTGGCCATGAGTTGTTTGGCCAAGGAGTCTCTCTGCAAGTCATTAGCGCTGCCAAAAGTGACCCTCCAG AGAAGCTAGGAAAGCCGGCAAATTTAGAGAATTGGATTACTACCATCGACCCCTTAATCGCCGGCGAGACGGAATTTAAAGTTACCTTTGATTGGGATGAGGAGATTGGAATTCCAGTGGCACTCCTGATAAGAAATAATCATCACAGTGAATTCTACCTAAAGACTGTCACACTAGAAGATGTACCTGGTCAGGGCCGAGTCCACTTTGTCTGCAACTCTTGGATTTATCCTGCAAAGCGTTACAATTATGATCGTGTTTTCTTCACTAACAAG ACTCATCTGCCGCAGGACGCACCTGCACCGCTACGTAAATACAGGGAAGAAGAACTGGTTAAATTGAGAGGAGATGGAAAAGGAGAGCTTAAGGAATGGGACCGCGTTTACGACTATGCTTACTACAATGATTTGGGAGATCCTGACGAGGGTGCGAAGTATGTCCGCCCTGTTCTTGGTGGGTCTTCTGAGTACCCTTATCCTCGTAGGGGAAGAACAGGCCGAGCAGCAACGGAATCAG ATCCCAACAGTGAGAGCAGGCTGCCAATTCTGACGAGCTTAAACATCTATGTTCCGAGAGATGAACGATTTGGTCACCTGAGGATGGCTGACTTCCTTGGTTATGCACTGAAACTCGTAGCTCAAGTTGTTAAACCTGGACTGGAAGGATTATTTGACAGCACCCCAAATGAGTTTGACTCTTTTGATGATGTGTTTAAACTCTATGAGGGAGGTATTGAGCTGCCTCACGGTCCCCTAGTAGATAATATTAGGGAAAAAATTCCCTTGCAGATGCTCAAGGAGATTTTCCGAACTGATGGGGAAAATCTTTTCGAATTTCCAATGCCTCAAGTGATTGAAG GGAATAAGACTGGTTGGAGGACTGATGAAGAATTTGGCAGAGAAATGCTGGCTGGATTAAACCCTGTTGTCATTCGTCGCCTTGAG GAATTCCCCCCGAAAAGCAAGCTAGACAGCAAACAATATGGTGatcaaaatagtaaaataactgaGGAGGACATAAAGAATAATCTGGAGGGACTGACCACAGATGAG GCAATCAAGAAAAACAGGATGTTCATATTAGATCACCATGATGCACTAATGCCATACCTGAGGAAGATAAACACTCCTTCAAAAAACACTTATGCCACAAGGACTCTGCTTTTCTTGAAAGATGATGGGACTTTGAAGCCTCTTGTAATTGAGTTAAGCTTGCCCCatgaagaaggagatgaattTGGAGCCATTAGCAAAATCTACACCCCAGCTGAACATGGTGTTGAAGGCTCCATTTGGCAGCTGGCTAAAGCTTATGTGGGTGTAAATGACTCCGGCTATCATCAGCTTATCAGCCACTG GTTACATACTCATGCTGCAATCGAACCATTTGTGATTGCAACAAATAGACACCTCAGTGTGCTTCATCCAATATATGAACTTCTAAAACCTCACTTCCGGGACACAATGAACATAAATGCTCTCGCTAGGCAGGTGCTCATCAATGCTGGTGGAATCCTGGAATTAACCGTTTATCCTTTGAAGTATGCCTTGGAAATGTCAGCATCACTTTACAAAAGCTGGGATTTCACCGAGCAAGCACTTCCTGAAGATCTGAAGAAGAG AGGAGTGGCAGTTGAAGATCCAAGTTCTCCTCATGGTGTCCGCCTACTGATAGAAGATTACCCATATGCTGTCGACGGGCTTGAGATATGGTCCGCAATCAAAGAATGGGTCAGAGACTACTGCTCTTTCTACTACAAAACTGATGATAGAGTTCAGGAGGACTATGAAATCCAATCATGGTGGAAGGAAGTGAGAGAGGAAGGGCATGGTGACCTGAAAGATGCACCCTGGTGGCCTAAGATGCAGACTCGTGAAGAGCTAATAGACTCATGCACCATAATCATATGGGTGGCATCAGCCCTCCATGCAGCTATCAACTTTGGGCAATATCCTTTTGGAGGTTTCCTTCCGAATCGTCCAAGCATGAGCCGTAGGTTGATGCCCGAGGAAGGCTCTGCCGAGTATGAGGAGCTCAAGTCGAACCCTGAGAAGGCTTTCTTGAAAACAATCACCTCCCAGTACCAAACACTTCTTGGAATTTCTCTTATAGAAATTCTTTCAAGGCATACATCAGATGAAGTGTATCTTGGGCAGCGAGACACTCTTGAATGGACCACAGACAGTAAACCGATGGAGGCCTTGGATAAATTTAGAAAGAAACTGGCAGACATTGAGAAAAGGATTTTTGATATGAACAGAGATGATAAATTGAAGAATCGCTTTGGCCCAGTCAAGATGCCATACACTTTGTTGGTTCCTACCAGTAAAGTTGGACTCACTGGAAGGGGCATTCCTAACAGTGTTTCGATCTAA
- the LOC18098782 gene encoding probable linoleate 9S-lipoxygenase 5 isoform X1, protein MFQNIVNAIASCCAGDSKMKIKGTVVLMKKNVLEFNDFHASVLDRGHELFGQGVSLQVISAAKSDPPENDLKGKLGEPAYLEEWITTITSLTAGESAFKVTFDWDEEIGVPGAFLIRNKHHSEFYLKTVTLEDVPGQGRVHFVCNSWIYPTKCYNYDRVFFTNQNYLPHETPAPLRKYREEELVKLRGDGKGELKEWDRVYDYAYYNDLGDPDKGAKYVRPVLGGSSEYPYPRRGRTGRAPAKSDPNTESRLPLLMSLNIYVPRDERFGHLKLADFLAYALKSVAQFIKPELEALRDSTPNEFDSFAAVLDLYEGGFKLPDGPLLENLKKNIPVEMLKEIIRTDGEGLFRFPKPQVIQESNSAWRTDEEFGREMLSGVNPVIIRRLEEFPPKSKLDSKLYGDQNSTITEEHIKDSLDGLSIDEAIEKNRMFILDHHDALMPYLRRINTTTTKTYASRTLLFLKDDGTLKPLVIELSLPHEEGDEFGAISKVYTPAEHGVEGSIWDLAKAYVAVNDSGYHQLISHFLNTHAVSEPFVIATNRQLSVLHPIYKLLEPHFRDTMNINALARQTLINAGGILESTVYPAKYAMEMSSVIYKNWNFTEQALPEDLKKRGVAVEDPKSPHGVRLLIEDYPYAVDGLEIWSAIKEWVRDYCSFYYKNDEMIRKDSELQSWWKEVREEGHGDLKDAPWWPKMLTREELIDSCTIIIWVASALHAAVNFGQYPYAGYLPNRPTVSRRFMPEEGSPDYKELKSNPDKAFLKTITAQLQTLLGISLIEILSRHSSDEVYLGQRDTHEWTADKKPLEAFEKFGKKLAEIEDKMLYMNKAGKWKNRVGPVEVPYTLLVPTSEGGLTGRGIPNSVSI, encoded by the exons ATGTTTCAGAACATCGTTAATGCTATCGCATCATGCTGTGCAGGGGACAGTAAGATGAAGATCAAAGGCACTGTtgtgttgatgaagaagaatgTCTTAGAATTCAATGACTTTCATGCTTCGGTTCTTGATCGTGGCCATGAGTTGTTTGGCCAAGGAGTCTCTCTGCAAGTCATTAGCGCTGCCAAAAGTGACCCTCCAG AGAATGATTTGAAAGGGAAGCTAGGAGAGCCTGCATATTTGGAAGAATGGATTACTACCATCACTTCCTTAACCGCCGGCGAGTCGGCTTTCAAGGTCACCTTTGACTGGGATGAGGAGATTGGAGTTCCAGGGGCATTTCTGATAAGAAACAAACATCACAGTGAATTCTACCTCAAGACTGTCACACTTGAAGATGTTCCTGGCCAAGGCCGAGTCCACTTTGTTTGCAACTCGTGGATTTATCCTACGAAATGTTACAATTATGATCGTGTTTTCTTCACTAACCAG AATTATCTGCCGCACGAGACACCTGCACCGCTACGTAAATACAGGGAAGAAGAACTGGTTAAATTGAGAGGAGATGGAAAAGGAGAGCTTAAGGAATGGGACCGCGTTTACGACTATGCTTACTACAATGATTTGGGAGATCCTGACAAGGGTGCAAAGTATGTCCGCCCTGTTCTTGGTGGATCTTCTGAGTACCCTTATCCTCGTAGGGGCAGAACTGGCCGAGCACCAGCAAAATCAG ATCCCAACACTGAGAGCAGGCTGCCACTTCTCATGAGCTTAAACATATATGTTCCAAGAGATGAACGATTCGGTCACCTGAAGTTGGCTGACTTCCTTGCTTATGCACTGAAATCCGTCGCTCAATTTATTAAGCCTGAACTGGAAGCTTTACGTGACAGCACCCCTAATGAGTTTGACTCCTTTGCTGCTGTACTGGATCTCTATGAGGGAGGGTTTAAGCTGCCTGATGGTCCCCTACTagaaaatcttaagaaaaacattCCCGTGGAGATGCTCAAGGAAATTATTCGAACTGATGGAGAAGGCCTTTTCAGATTTCCAAAGCCTCAAGTGATTCAAG AGAGCAATTCTGCTTGGAGGACGGATGAAGAATTCGGTAGAGAAATGCTGTCTGGAGTAAACCCTGTTATCATCCGTCGTCTTGAG GAATTCCCTCCCAAAAGCAAGCTAGACAGCAAACTTTATGGTGATCAAAACAGCACCATAACTGAGGAGCACATCAAGGATAGTCTGGATGGACTGTCCATAGATGAG GCGATCGAGAAGAACAGGATGTTCATATTAGATCACCATGACGCATTGATGCCATACCTGAGGAGGATAAACACTACTACCACGAAGACTTATGCATCAAGGACTCTGCTTTTCTTGAAAGATGACGGGACTTTGAAGCCTCTTGTAATTGAGTTAAGCTTGCCCCatgaagaaggagatgaattTGGAGCCATTAGCAAAGTCTACACCCCAGCTGAACATGGCGTTGAAGGCTCCATTTGGGATCTGGCTAAAGCTTATGTGGCTGTTAACGACTCCGGTTACCATCAGCTTATTAGCCATTTCTTGAACACTCATGCTGTGAGTGAGCCATTTGTGATTGCAACAAATAGACAACTCAGCGTGCTTCACCCAATCTATAAACTTTTGGAACCTCACTTCCGTGACACAATGAACATCAATGCGCTCGCTAGGCAGACGCTCATCAATGCTGGTGGAATCCTGGAATCAACGGTTTATCCTGCAAAGTATGCCATGGAAATGTCATCAGTAATTTACAAAAACTGGAATTTCACAGAGCAAGCACTTCCTGAAGACCTGAAGAAGAG AGGAGTGGCAGTGGAGGATCCAAAGTCTCCACATGGTGTTCGCCTGCTGATAGAAGACTATCCATACGCTGTTGATGGGCTAGAGATATGGTCAGCAATCAAAGAATGGGTCAGAGACTATTGCTCTTTCTACTACAAGAATGATGAGATGATTCGAAAGGATTCTGAACTACAATCATGGTGGAAGGAAGTGAGAGAGGAAGGGCATGGTGACCTGAAAGATGCACCCTGGTGGCCTAAGATGCTGACTCGTGAAGAGCTAATAGACTCATGCACCATAATCATATGGGTGGCGTCAGCCCTCCATGCAGCTGTCAATTTTGGTCAGTACCCTTATGCAGGCTACCTTCCCAATCGTCCAACCGTAAGCCGAAGGTTCATGCCCGAGGAAGGTTCTCCTGACTATAAGGAGCTCAAGTCGAACCCTGATAAGGCTTTCTTGAAAACAATCACTGCACAGTTGCAAACACTTCTTGGAATTTCCCTCATAGAAATTCTGTCAAGGCATTCCTCAGATGAGGTGTATCTTGGACAGAGAGACACTCATGAATGGACAGCAGACAAGAAACCATTAGAGGCGTTTGAGAAATTTGGAAAGAAACTGGCAGAAATTGAGGACAAAATGTTATACATGAACAAAGCTGGGAAATGGAAGAATCGGGTCGGTCCAGTCGAGGTGCCATACACTTTGTTGGTTCCTACCAGTGAAGGTGGACTCACTGGAAGGGGAATTCCTAACAGCGTCTCAATCTAA
- the LOC18098782 gene encoding probable linoleate 9S-lipoxygenase 5 isoform X4, producing the protein MFQNIVTAIASCCAGDSKMKIKGTVVLMKKNVLEFNDFPASVLDRGHELLGQGVSLQVISAAKSDPPEKLGKPANLENWITTIDPLIAGETEFKVTFDWDEEIGIPVALLIRNNHHSEFYLKTVTLEDVPGQGRVHFVCNSWIYPAKRYNYDRVFFTNKTHLPQDAPAPLRKYREEELVKLRGDGKGELKEWDRVYDYAYYNDLGDPDEGAKYVRPVLGGSSEYPYPRRGRTGRAATESDPNSESRLPILTSLNIYVPRDERFGHLRMADFLGYALKLVAQVVKPGLEGLFDSTPNEFDSFDDVFKLYEGGIELPHGPLVDNIREKIPLQMLKEIFRTDGENLFEFPMPQVIEGNKTGWRTDEEFGREMLAGLNPVVIRRLEEFPPKSKLDSKQYGDQNSKITEEDIKNNLEGLTTDEAIKKNRMFILDHHDALMPYLRKINTPSKNTYATRTLLFLKDDGTLKPLVIELSLPHEEGDEFGAISKIYTPAEHGVEGSIWQLAKAYVGVNDSGYHQLISHWLHTHAAIEPFVIATNRHLSVLHPIYELLKPHFRDTMNINALARQVLINAGGILELTVYPLKYALEMSASLYKSWDFTEQALPEDLKKRGVAVEDPSSPHGVRLLIEDYPYAVDGLEIWSAIKEWVRDYCSFYYKTDDRVQEDYEIQSWWKEVREEGHGDLKDAPWWPKMQTREELIDSCTIIIWVASALHAAINFGQYPFGGFLPNRPSMSRRLMPEEGSAEYEELKSNPEKAFLKTITSQYQTLLGISLIEILSRHTSDEVYLGQRDTLEWTTDSKPMEALDKFRKKLADIEKRIFDMNRDDKLKNRFGPVKMPYTLLVPTSKVGLTGRGIPNSVSI; encoded by the exons ATGTTTCAGAACATTGTTACTGCTATCGCATCATGCTGTGCAGGGGACAGTAAGATGAAGATCAAAGGCACTGTtgtgttgatgaagaagaatgTCTTAGAATTCAATGACTTTCCTGCTTCGGTTCTTGATCGTGGCCATGAGTTGTTAGGCCAAGGAGTCTCTCTGCAAGTCATTAGCGCTGCTAAAAGTGACCCTCCAG AGAAGCTAGGAAAGCCGGCAAATTTAGAGAATTGGATTACTACCATCGACCCCTTAATCGCCGGCGAGACGGAATTTAAAGTTACCTTTGATTGGGATGAGGAGATTGGAATTCCAGTGGCACTCCTGATAAGAAATAATCATCACAGTGAATTCTACCTAAAGACTGTCACACTAGAAGATGTACCTGGTCAGGGCCGAGTCCACTTTGTCTGCAACTCTTGGATTTATCCTGCAAAGCGTTACAATTATGATCGTGTTTTCTTCACTAACAAG ACTCATCTGCCGCAGGACGCACCTGCACCGCTACGTAAATACAGGGAAGAAGAACTGGTTAAATTGAGAGGAGATGGAAAAGGAGAGCTTAAGGAATGGGACCGCGTTTACGACTATGCTTACTACAATGATTTGGGAGATCCTGACGAGGGTGCGAAGTATGTCCGCCCTGTTCTTGGTGGGTCTTCTGAGTACCCTTATCCTCGTAGGGGAAGAACAGGCCGAGCAGCAACGGAATCAG ATCCCAACAGTGAGAGCAGGCTGCCAATTCTGACGAGCTTAAACATCTATGTTCCGAGAGATGAACGATTTGGTCACCTGAGGATGGCTGACTTCCTTGGTTATGCACTGAAACTCGTAGCTCAAGTTGTTAAACCTGGACTGGAAGGATTATTTGACAGCACCCCAAATGAGTTTGACTCTTTTGATGATGTGTTTAAACTCTATGAGGGAGGTATTGAGCTGCCTCACGGTCCCCTAGTAGATAATATTAGGGAAAAAATTCCCTTGCAGATGCTCAAGGAGATTTTCCGAACTGATGGGGAAAATCTTTTCGAATTTCCAATGCCTCAAGTGATTGAAG GGAATAAGACTGGTTGGAGGACTGATGAAGAATTTGGCAGAGAAATGCTGGCTGGATTAAACCCTGTTGTCATTCGTCGCCTTGAG GAATTCCCCCCGAAAAGCAAGCTAGACAGCAAACAATATGGTGatcaaaatagtaaaataactgaGGAGGACATAAAGAATAATCTGGAGGGACTGACCACAGATGAG GCAATCAAGAAAAACAGGATGTTCATATTAGATCACCATGATGCACTAATGCCATACCTGAGGAAGATAAACACTCCTTCAAAAAACACTTATGCCACAAGGACTCTGCTTTTCTTGAAAGATGATGGGACTTTGAAGCCTCTTGTAATTGAGTTAAGCTTGCCCCatgaagaaggagatgaattTGGAGCCATTAGCAAAATCTACACCCCAGCTGAACATGGTGTTGAAGGCTCCATTTGGCAGCTGGCTAAAGCTTATGTGGGTGTAAATGACTCCGGCTATCATCAGCTTATCAGCCACTG GTTACATACTCATGCTGCAATCGAACCATTTGTGATTGCAACAAATAGACACCTCAGTGTGCTTCATCCAATATATGAACTTCTAAAACCTCACTTCCGGGACACAATGAACATAAATGCTCTCGCTAGGCAGGTGCTCATCAATGCTGGTGGAATCCTGGAATTAACCGTTTATCCTTTGAAGTATGCCTTGGAAATGTCAGCATCACTTTACAAAAGCTGGGATTTCACCGAGCAAGCACTTCCTGAAGATCTGAAGAAGAG AGGAGTGGCAGTTGAAGATCCAAGTTCTCCTCATGGTGTCCGCCTACTGATAGAAGATTACCCATATGCTGTCGACGGGCTTGAGATATGGTCCGCAATCAAAGAATGGGTCAGAGACTACTGCTCTTTCTACTACAAAACTGATGATAGAGTTCAGGAGGACTATGAAATCCAATCATGGTGGAAGGAAGTGAGAGAGGAAGGGCATGGTGACCTGAAAGATGCACCCTGGTGGCCTAAGATGCAGACTCGTGAAGAGCTAATAGACTCATGCACCATAATCATATGGGTGGCATCAGCCCTCCATGCAGCTATCAACTTTGGGCAATATCCTTTTGGAGGTTTCCTTCCGAATCGTCCAAGCATGAGCCGTAGGTTGATGCCCGAGGAAGGCTCTGCCGAGTATGAGGAGCTCAAGTCGAACCCTGAGAAGGCTTTCTTGAAAACAATCACCTCCCAGTACCAAACACTTCTTGGAATTTCTCTTATAGAAATTCTTTCAAGGCATACATCAGATGAAGTGTATCTTGGGCAGCGAGACACTCTTGAATGGACCACAGACAGTAAACCGATGGAGGCCTTGGATAAATTTAGAAAGAAACTGGCAGACATTGAGAAAAGGATTTTTGATATGAACAGAGATGATAAATTGAAGAATCGCTTTGGCCCAGTCAAGATGCCATACACTTTGTTGGTTCCTACCAGTAAAGTTGGACTCACTGGAAGGGGCATTCCTAACAGTGTTTCGATCTAA
- the LOC18098782 gene encoding probable linoleate 9S-lipoxygenase 5 isoform X3, with the protein MFQNIVTAIASCCAGDSKMKIKGTVVLMKKNVLEFNDFPASVLDRGHELLGQGVSLQVISAAKSDPPENGLKEKLGKPANLENWITTIDPLIAGETEFKVTFDWDEEIGIPVALLIRNNHHSEFYLKTVTLEDVPGQGRVHFVCNSWIYPAKRYNYDRVFFTNKTHLPQDAPAPLRKYREEELVKLRGDGKGELKEWDRVYDYAYYNDLGDPDEGAKYVRPVLGGSSEYPYPRRGRTGRAATESDPNSESRLPILTSLNIYVPRDERFGHLRMADFLGYALKLVAQVVKPGLEGLFDSTPNEFDSFDDVFKLYEGGIELPHGPLVDNIREKIPLQMLKEIFRTDGENLFEFPMPQVIEGNKTGWRTDEEFGREMLAGLNPVVIRRLEEFPPKSKLDSKQYGDQNSKITEEDIKNNLEGLTTDEAIKKNRMFILDHHDALMPYLRKINTPSKNTYATRTLLFLKDDGTLKPLVIELSLPHEEGDEFGAISKIYTPAEHGVEGSIWQLAKAYVGVNDSGYHQLISHWLHTHAAIEPFVIATNRHLSVLHPIYELLKPHFRDTMNINALARQVLINAGGILELTVYPLKYALEMSASLYKSWDFTEQALPEDLKKRGVAVEDPSSPHGVRLLIEDYPYAVDGLEIWSAIKEWVRDYCSFYYKTDDRVQEDYEIQSWWKEVREEGHGDLKDAPWWPKMQTREELIDSCTIIIWVASALHAAINFGQYPFGGFLPNRPSMSRRLMPEEGSAEYEELKSNPEKAFLKTITSQYQTLLGISLIEILSRHTSDEVYLGQRDTLEWTTDSKPMEALDKFRKKLADIEKRIFDMNRDDKLKNRFGPVKMPYTLLVPTSKVGLTGRGIPNSVSI; encoded by the exons ATGTTTCAGAACATTGTTACTGCTATCGCATCATGCTGTGCAGGGGACAGTAAGATGAAGATCAAAGGCACTGTtgtgttgatgaagaagaatgTCTTAGAATTCAATGACTTTCCTGCTTCGGTTCTTGATCGTGGCCATGAGTTGTTAGGCCAAGGAGTCTCTCTGCAAGTCATTAGCGCTGCTAAAAGTGACCCTCCAG AGAATGGTTTGAAAGAGAAGCTAGGAAAGCCGGCAAATTTAGAGAATTGGATTACTACCATCGACCCCTTAATCGCCGGCGAGACGGAATTTAAAGTTACCTTTGATTGGGATGAGGAGATTGGAATTCCAGTGGCACTCCTGATAAGAAATAATCATCACAGTGAATTCTACCTAAAGACTGTCACACTAGAAGATGTACCTGGTCAGGGCCGAGTCCACTTTGTCTGCAACTCTTGGATTTATCCTGCAAAGCGTTACAATTATGATCGTGTTTTCTTCACTAACAAG ACTCATCTGCCGCAGGACGCACCTGCACCGCTACGTAAATACAGGGAAGAAGAACTGGTTAAATTGAGAGGAGATGGAAAAGGAGAGCTTAAGGAATGGGACCGCGTTTACGACTATGCTTACTACAATGATTTGGGAGATCCTGACGAGGGTGCGAAGTATGTCCGCCCTGTTCTTGGTGGGTCTTCTGAGTACCCTTATCCTCGTAGGGGAAGAACAGGCCGAGCAGCAACGGAATCAG ATCCCAACAGTGAGAGCAGGCTGCCAATTCTGACGAGCTTAAACATCTATGTTCCGAGAGATGAACGATTTGGTCACCTGAGGATGGCTGACTTCCTTGGTTATGCACTGAAACTCGTAGCTCAAGTTGTTAAACCTGGACTGGAAGGATTATTTGACAGCACCCCAAATGAGTTTGACTCTTTTGATGATGTGTTTAAACTCTATGAGGGAGGTATTGAGCTGCCTCACGGTCCCCTAGTAGATAATATTAGGGAAAAAATTCCCTTGCAGATGCTCAAGGAGATTTTCCGAACTGATGGGGAAAATCTTTTCGAATTTCCAATGCCTCAAGTGATTGAAG GGAATAAGACTGGTTGGAGGACTGATGAAGAATTTGGCAGAGAAATGCTGGCTGGATTAAACCCTGTTGTCATTCGTCGCCTTGAG GAATTCCCCCCGAAAAGCAAGCTAGACAGCAAACAATATGGTGatcaaaatagtaaaataactgaGGAGGACATAAAGAATAATCTGGAGGGACTGACCACAGATGAG GCAATCAAGAAAAACAGGATGTTCATATTAGATCACCATGATGCACTAATGCCATACCTGAGGAAGATAAACACTCCTTCAAAAAACACTTATGCCACAAGGACTCTGCTTTTCTTGAAAGATGATGGGACTTTGAAGCCTCTTGTAATTGAGTTAAGCTTGCCCCatgaagaaggagatgaattTGGAGCCATTAGCAAAATCTACACCCCAGCTGAACATGGTGTTGAAGGCTCCATTTGGCAGCTGGCTAAAGCTTATGTGGGTGTAAATGACTCCGGCTATCATCAGCTTATCAGCCACTG GTTACATACTCATGCTGCAATCGAACCATTTGTGATTGCAACAAATAGACACCTCAGTGTGCTTCATCCAATATATGAACTTCTAAAACCTCACTTCCGGGACACAATGAACATAAATGCTCTCGCTAGGCAGGTGCTCATCAATGCTGGTGGAATCCTGGAATTAACCGTTTATCCTTTGAAGTATGCCTTGGAAATGTCAGCATCACTTTACAAAAGCTGGGATTTCACCGAGCAAGCACTTCCTGAAGATCTGAAGAAGAG AGGAGTGGCAGTTGAAGATCCAAGTTCTCCTCATGGTGTCCGCCTACTGATAGAAGATTACCCATATGCTGTCGACGGGCTTGAGATATGGTCCGCAATCAAAGAATGGGTCAGAGACTACTGCTCTTTCTACTACAAAACTGATGATAGAGTTCAGGAGGACTATGAAATCCAATCATGGTGGAAGGAAGTGAGAGAGGAAGGGCATGGTGACCTGAAAGATGCACCCTGGTGGCCTAAGATGCAGACTCGTGAAGAGCTAATAGACTCATGCACCATAATCATATGGGTGGCATCAGCCCTCCATGCAGCTATCAACTTTGGGCAATATCCTTTTGGAGGTTTCCTTCCGAATCGTCCAAGCATGAGCCGTAGGTTGATGCCCGAGGAAGGCTCTGCCGAGTATGAGGAGCTCAAGTCGAACCCTGAGAAGGCTTTCTTGAAAACAATCACCTCCCAGTACCAAACACTTCTTGGAATTTCTCTTATAGAAATTCTTTCAAGGCATACATCAGATGAAGTGTATCTTGGGCAGCGAGACACTCTTGAATGGACCACAGACAGTAAACCGATGGAGGCCTTGGATAAATTTAGAAAGAAACTGGCAGACATTGAGAAAAGGATTTTTGATATGAACAGAGATGATAAATTGAAGAATCGCTTTGGCCCAGTCAAGATGCCATACACTTTGTTGGTTCCTACCAGTAAAGTTGGACTCACTGGAAGGGGCATTCCTAACAGTGTTTCGATCTAA